From Sediminibacterium sp. TEGAF015, a single genomic window includes:
- the dapB gene encoding 4-hydroxy-tetrahydrodipicolinate reductase translates to MKIALIGYGKMGKAIEAIALSQGHEVVLRIDLDNAADFTKENLSKADVAIEFTGPHSAVNNIRKSLEFGVPVVSGSTGWLAEWDTVADFCKTMDGTLIYSSNFSIGVNLFFELNKYLAALMENYPDYDVSLKEIHHTQKKDAPSGTAISLAEQILALIGRKREWTNDMAAKEIHQLNILSERIDPAPGTHHVKYSSAIDDIEIIHTAHNRTGFAGGAVKAAEYAVGKKGIYTMKQVLGLS, encoded by the coding sequence ATGAAAATTGCATTAATTGGATACGGCAAAATGGGTAAAGCCATTGAAGCTATTGCCCTGAGCCAGGGTCATGAAGTTGTGCTTAGGATAGACCTTGACAACGCAGCAGATTTTACCAAAGAGAATCTTAGCAAAGCAGATGTGGCTATTGAATTCACCGGACCGCATAGTGCAGTTAACAATATCCGCAAAAGCTTGGAGTTTGGCGTACCAGTAGTTAGTGGTTCAACAGGCTGGCTGGCAGAATGGGATACCGTTGCAGATTTTTGCAAAACCATGGATGGTACTTTAATTTATTCCAGCAATTTCAGCATTGGCGTGAATTTGTTTTTTGAACTGAATAAGTACCTGGCTGCATTAATGGAGAACTATCCTGACTATGATGTTAGCCTGAAAGAAATTCACCATACACAAAAGAAAGATGCCCCCAGCGGCACCGCCATTAGTCTGGCTGAACAAATACTTGCCCTGATTGGGCGCAAGCGTGAATGGACCAACGATATGGCAGCAAAAGAGATTCATCAATTGAATATTCTTTCAGAACGCATTGATCCTGCACCGGGTACACACCACGTAAAATACAGTTCTGCCATTGATGATATTGAAATTATTCACACGGCACACAACAGAACAGGGTTTGCAGGAGGTGCCGTTAAAGCGGCTGAATATGCGGTTGGCAAAAAAGGTATTTACACGATGAAGCAAGTATTGGGCTTATCTTAG
- a CDS encoding porin family protein, whose amino-acid sequence MRKIFLVAFMVIIGTVLHAQTGFRLGVKAGANLNKIEGQSFDQGFNFSYHAGAFAEIDFAKRWGIQPEVIWSQTSTKPATNLDAIYSTLPTNVKLDYLMVPILLRYSPIGLLSFVAGPQFGVLINKNENLLSNGQQAFKAGDLSMVLGAQVNLKVLRIYGRYNVGLQNINDFTDQQKWTNQQIQLGLGLKF is encoded by the coding sequence ATGCGTAAGATTTTTTTAGTTGCCTTCATGGTTATTATCGGGACAGTGTTGCATGCACAAACCGGATTCAGATTGGGTGTTAAGGCGGGTGCCAACTTAAATAAGATAGAGGGGCAGTCTTTTGATCAGGGATTTAATTTCTCATATCACGCCGGTGCGTTTGCTGAAATTGATTTTGCCAAGCGTTGGGGTATTCAGCCCGAAGTTATCTGGAGTCAAACATCTACTAAGCCCGCTACAAATTTGGATGCCATTTACAGCACGTTGCCAACCAATGTTAAGCTGGATTATTTAATGGTGCCAATTCTTTTGCGTTACAGTCCAATTGGTTTGTTAAGCTTTGTAGCGGGGCCTCAGTTTGGAGTGCTCATTAACAAGAACGAAAATTTGCTGAGCAATGGTCAGCAGGCATTTAAAGCCGGCGATTTATCCATGGTATTGGGTGCGCAGGTAAATTTAAAAGTATTGCGTATCTATGGCAGGTACAATGTTGGTTTACAGAATATCAATGATTTCACAGACCAGCAAAAATGGACCAATCAACAGATACAATTAGGACTAGGGCTTAAGTTTTAA
- a CDS encoding ParB/RepB/Spo0J family partition protein — protein MSNPKPSKDLIGKGLRSLLQNIDTDLKNTSGSLKSEVVEQVTTSSRIPLADIQINPKNPRRDFDEQALQELANSIKMHDIIQPLTVSKLPNGKYQLIAGERRFRASKLAGLKDVPAYVRQANDQQLLELALLENIQRENLNAIETALSFKRMMEELDYTQEQVAERMGKERSTVTNYIRLLKLPPDIQAAVRNGSITMGHARALINIDTIDKQLYVFKEIQQKQLSVRQTEELVRKLYKGDKSSGATAGSGAKNDLPPAYQKIEDNLASHFSTKVKMTHNKKGYGSISIEYYSLDELNKILDLMNITVG, from the coding sequence ATGAGCAATCCAAAACCTAGCAAAGATCTGATTGGTAAAGGACTTAGGTCTTTACTGCAAAATATAGATACCGATTTAAAGAATACCTCTGGAAGTTTAAAGAGTGAAGTGGTGGAGCAAGTAACTACCAGTTCGCGAATTCCATTAGCGGATATTCAAATCAACCCAAAGAACCCAAGAAGAGATTTTGATGAGCAAGCCTTACAGGAATTGGCGAACTCCATTAAAATGCATGATATCATTCAGCCTTTAACGGTTAGCAAATTACCTAATGGTAAGTACCAGTTAATTGCAGGCGAAAGAAGATTTAGGGCGTCTAAACTGGCCGGACTAAAAGATGTTCCTGCCTATGTAAGACAAGCCAATGACCAACAATTACTGGAGCTGGCTTTACTTGAAAATATTCAGCGCGAAAATTTAAATGCCATTGAAACGGCATTGAGTTTTAAGCGTATGATGGAAGAACTGGATTATACACAGGAACAGGTGGCAGAGAGAATGGGCAAGGAAAGAAGTACGGTTACCAATTATATTCGTTTATTGAAATTGCCACCGGATATTCAGGCGGCTGTGCGCAATGGCAGCATTACAATGGGCCATGCAAGAGCATTGATTAATATTGATACCATCGACAAGCAATTGTATGTATTCAAAGAAATACAGCAAAAGCAATTGAGTGTTCGTCAAACAGAAGAACTGGTTAGAAAATTATACAAGGGCGATAAATCTTCAGGTGCTACAGCAGGAAGTGGTGCAAAAAATGATTTACCTCCGGCTTATCAGAAAATTGAAGACAACCTTGCCTCACATTTTAGCACCAAAGTGAAAATGACCCATAACAAAAAGGGCTACGGAAGTATCTCTATTGAATACTACTCATTGGATGAGCTGAATAAGATTCTGGATTTGATGAATATAACTGTGGGTTAA
- a CDS encoding T9SS type A sorting domain-containing protein: MLQQVNKIFIFLFISTVLSVGASAQITGKFVIGGFGNMGSTEMIHSAPTIIESEKCLEVSNGLKVFFNSKPGSFTLTCPETQKLELQVLAYPIPTTDILNIKVLNAQNLASDDQYYLHVTDFTGRVVQVVKTDFSALINGARIPVANLLHGNYIVSLLSSNARLQSIKFIKNNR; the protein is encoded by the coding sequence ATGTTACAACAGGTAAATAAAATATTCATTTTCTTATTCATCAGCACAGTCTTATCTGTTGGTGCGTCTGCACAGATAACAGGTAAGTTTGTGATTGGTGGTTTTGGAAATATGGGATCAACTGAAATGATTCACAGTGCACCTACTATTATTGAAAGTGAGAAGTGCCTGGAGGTTTCAAATGGTCTTAAAGTTTTCTTTAATTCAAAGCCTGGCAGTTTTACACTAACCTGTCCTGAAACGCAGAAACTTGAACTGCAAGTGCTGGCTTATCCTATTCCTACGACCGATATCTTAAATATAAAAGTGCTGAATGCTCAGAATTTAGCATCGGACGATCAATATTATTTGCACGTGACTGATTTCACGGGCCGAGTGGTACAGGTTGTTAAAACAGATTTTAGTGCACTTATTAATGGTGCAAGAATTCCTGTAGCCAATTTGCTTCATGGAAATTATATCGTTTCGCTCCTCAGTTCTAATGCGAGACTTCAATCCATCAAATTCATTAAAAATAACAGATAA
- a CDS encoding metallophosphoesterase — MRSTGTLFFIAAIMVLLDFYVYQAVKTVTQPISERARMYIHFGYWVVSVLTIFSLMAFPFVPALQQSKIFRNYVFAILAGLFIAKLIATTIFLVDDIRRGGWWTIVNIYRKTGGQTLGDGSMVSRSVFLSWIGLGLGSTLFGTMLWGFKNKYSYQVKKIKLSFPNLPSAFEGLKLVQISDVHSGSLQDIAAVNKGIDLILAQNPDMIFFTGDLVNDRATEMAPLKSSFARLKAPMGVYSSLGNHDYGDYVQWPSAAAKQANLQALMQVHKEMGWDLLMNEHRVLERNGEKIAILGIENWGAKGRFPKYGKMEEAIKGTEGIPFKLLLSHDPSHWDAQVKTDYPDIDIMFSGHTHGMQFGLENPYFKWSPVKWMYKQWAGLYEDGAQKLYVNRGFGFIGYPGRVGIMPEITVIEFIRA, encoded by the coding sequence ATGCGCAGTACAGGGACTTTGTTTTTTATAGCCGCCATTATGGTTTTGCTTGATTTTTATGTGTACCAGGCGGTTAAAACCGTTACCCAGCCAATTTCTGAGCGGGCCAGAATGTACATTCACTTTGGATATTGGGTGGTTTCGGTGCTCACCATCTTCTCTTTGATGGCATTTCCGTTTGTGCCTGCCTTGCAGCAGTCTAAAATCTTTCGGAATTATGTTTTTGCCATACTAGCGGGATTATTTATCGCCAAATTAATAGCCACTACCATCTTTCTGGTGGATGATATCCGCAGAGGCGGTTGGTGGACTATTGTGAATATTTACAGAAAGACCGGAGGGCAGACACTGGGAGATGGCTCCATGGTTTCCCGTTCCGTTTTCCTAAGCTGGATTGGGCTGGGACTGGGTTCTACGCTATTTGGTACCATGCTCTGGGGTTTTAAAAACAAATACAGTTATCAGGTAAAAAAAATAAAATTGTCTTTCCCGAATTTGCCTTCAGCTTTTGAGGGATTAAAACTGGTGCAAATCAGCGACGTTCACAGTGGCAGTCTGCAAGACATTGCAGCGGTAAACAAAGGCATAGACCTGATACTGGCGCAAAACCCCGATATGATCTTTTTCACAGGTGATCTGGTGAACGATCGCGCCACGGAAATGGCACCACTAAAAAGTAGTTTTGCCCGTTTAAAAGCGCCAATGGGGGTATACAGTTCATTGGGAAACCACGATTATGGAGATTATGTACAATGGCCTTCTGCTGCAGCAAAGCAAGCCAATTTGCAGGCATTAATGCAAGTGCACAAAGAAATGGGGTGGGATTTGCTTATGAATGAACACCGGGTATTGGAAAGAAACGGAGAAAAAATTGCCATATTGGGTATTGAAAACTGGGGCGCCAAAGGCCGGTTCCCTAAATACGGCAAAATGGAAGAAGCGATTAAGGGTACAGAAGGAATTCCTTTCAAACTCTTGCTCAGTCACGATCCCAGCCATTGGGATGCGCAGGTAAAAACAGACTATCCCGATATTGATATCATGTTTTCAGGACATACACACGGGATGCAGTTTGGATTGGAAAATCCTTATTTTAAATGGAGTCCGGTAAAATGGATGTATAAACAATGGGCAGGCCTTTACGAAGATGGTGCTCAGAAATTATATGTCAACAGGGGCTTTGGCTTCATTGGTTATCCGGGCAGGGTAGGCATTATGCCGGAAATTACTGTTATAGAATTTATCCGCGCTTAG
- a CDS encoding DUF4954 family protein has translation MAQNNITKTPLDALGYGFIKDHHIPKGKDEYYLRNMQMRNGIHYRTLTAYEIEQLVRNGNTTDNWNHILVSDAFNPDLVKNCKFHGLVRIGKLEPFCLGFSDLKTPVGLYNSTIISCDFGDNVVINNVNYLSHYIIGSEAIITNVNELVTTNHSKFGNGIVKDGESEEVRIWLEICNENTGRKVLPFDGMLPGDAFLWSRYRDDKALQQKFVEFTEKKFNNKRGYYGKVGDRTVIKNCNIIKDVWVGSDAYFKGANKLKNLTVNSSPEGRTQIGEGCEMVNGNIGYGCRIFYGVKAVRFIMADHSQLKYGARLINSYLGQNATISCCEVLNSLIFPAHEQHHNNSFLCAALVMGQSNIAAGATIGSNHNSRSADGEIIMGRGFWPGLCVSLKHNSIFASFTMISKGDYPAELNVPIPFCLISNDTKNDQLTIMPAYWFLYNMYALARNAGKYSQRDKRHDKTQKLEYDYLAPDSVNEIFTAMEKLELYTGQAYLRSEKKLDLDTTEAMAVGKLLLKSNNRLVDSLEIIATDIENSKRKTVLVKVRQAYKVFEDVLVFYGVKSLLCLIGKNIPDSIEALTKRIPKKLSRTSWINLGGQLMPAADLAELRKKITSGKIKGWDDLHAQYAVKGELYEEQKCHHGLATLSEITEISLNQLDKHQINYLLNSAISTMEWMTKGIHDSRAKDYSNPFRKMVYESFAEMNEVVGKLEDNSFIKEQIGELKSFKKEISSLKKQLGI, from the coding sequence ATGGCGCAAAATAATATCACCAAGACCCCCCTTGATGCTTTAGGTTACGGATTTATCAAAGACCATCATATTCCAAAGGGTAAGGATGAATATTATCTGCGGAATATGCAAATGCGAAATGGTATTCATTACCGAACGCTAACTGCATATGAAATTGAACAACTGGTTCGTAATGGTAATACCACAGATAACTGGAATCATATACTCGTTTCGGATGCATTTAATCCAGACCTAGTAAAGAACTGTAAATTTCACGGCCTTGTTAGAATTGGAAAACTAGAACCCTTTTGTCTGGGCTTTAGTGATTTAAAAACTCCAGTTGGATTATACAATTCAACTATTATCAGTTGCGACTTCGGAGATAATGTTGTTATCAACAATGTCAACTACCTCTCACATTATATTATTGGCAGCGAAGCCATTATTACCAACGTAAATGAATTGGTTACCACCAATCACTCTAAGTTTGGTAACGGAATTGTAAAGGACGGAGAATCAGAAGAAGTGCGTATTTGGCTGGAAATCTGCAATGAAAACACAGGCAGAAAAGTGTTGCCATTTGATGGCATGTTACCCGGCGATGCTTTCCTTTGGAGTCGTTACAGAGATGACAAAGCATTGCAGCAAAAATTCGTTGAATTCACCGAAAAGAAATTCAATAATAAAAGAGGTTATTACGGAAAGGTTGGCGACAGAACAGTTATTAAGAATTGTAACATCATCAAAGATGTTTGGGTAGGTTCTGATGCTTATTTTAAAGGAGCTAACAAACTCAAGAATCTGACGGTAAACTCCAGCCCTGAAGGACGCACCCAAATTGGGGAAGGCTGTGAAATGGTGAATGGAAATATTGGCTACGGTTGCCGGATTTTCTACGGTGTTAAAGCAGTTCGATTTATCATGGCCGACCACTCTCAATTGAAATACGGAGCAAGATTGATTAACTCCTATCTGGGACAAAATGCTACCATTTCTTGTTGCGAGGTATTGAATTCATTAATATTCCCTGCACACGAACAACACCATAACAATTCATTTTTATGTGCAGCACTGGTAATGGGACAAAGTAATATTGCAGCCGGTGCTACCATTGGATCGAATCACAATAGCAGAAGCGCTGACGGTGAAATCATCATGGGCCGTGGCTTCTGGCCGGGTCTCTGCGTAAGTTTGAAACACAATTCAATCTTTGCTTCTTTCACAATGATCAGCAAAGGAGACTATCCTGCAGAATTGAATGTACCGATTCCTTTTTGCTTAATTAGCAACGATACTAAGAACGATCAGCTGACTATTATGCCAGCCTATTGGTTCCTCTATAATATGTATGCATTGGCACGCAATGCAGGCAAATATTCTCAGCGGGATAAAAGACACGACAAGACACAGAAACTCGAATACGATTATCTGGCGCCTGATAGTGTCAATGAAATTTTTACTGCAATGGAAAAGCTGGAACTATATACAGGCCAGGCTTATCTGCGTTCAGAAAAAAAATTGGATCTAGATACCACAGAAGCAATGGCTGTAGGGAAGCTCTTACTTAAGAGCAATAATAGACTGGTTGATTCACTGGAAATTATTGCCACAGATATAGAAAACAGCAAACGCAAAACAGTATTGGTTAAAGTGCGTCAGGCTTACAAAGTGTTTGAAGATGTCCTGGTATTCTATGGGGTTAAATCTTTGTTATGCTTAATTGGCAAAAATATTCCAGACTCCATTGAAGCTTTAACCAAACGCATTCCGAAAAAACTGAGCAGGACATCATGGATTAACTTGGGCGGTCAACTTATGCCTGCTGCAGATTTGGCTGAGCTGCGCAAAAAAATCACTTCCGGTAAAATAAAAGGATGGGACGATTTACATGCGCAATATGCAGTTAAAGGAGAATTATATGAAGAACAAAAATGCCACCATGGTTTGGCCACACTAAGCGAAATCACTGAAATCTCCTTGAACCAATTAGACAAACACCAGATAAATTATTTACTGAACAGCGCCATATCCACCATGGAATGGATGACGAAGGGCATTCACGATTCTAGAGCAAAAGACTACAGCAATCCATTTAGAAAAATGGTCTATGAAAGTTTTGCAGAGATGAATGAAGTGGTAGGTAAACTGGAAGACAACAGCTTTATAAAGGAACAAATAGGAGAACTGAAATCCTTTAAAAAAGAAATCAGTTCTCTCAAAAAACAATTGGGGATATAA
- a CDS encoding NAD-dependent epimerase/dehydratase family protein: MPSRKDKILVIGACGQIGVELTLALRKQYGNNNVVASDLREENPLLKGTGPYVSMDVMNKEMLHVQVIRQNITQIYLLAAILSATGEKNPNLAWHLNMQGLLNVLDIAREEKLHKVYWPSSIAVFGPTSPKQLCPQQTIIEPTTVYGISKYAGEFWCNYYHQRYGVDVRSIRYPGLISYKSAPGGGTTDYAVEIYLEAIEKQKYTCFLSEDTYLPMMYMPDAIRATMELMEAPADKISVRTSYNVAGMSFSPKEIAGSIKEQIPTFEMSYKPDSRQAIADSWPQSIDDSVANKDWGWKPQYDLSLMTKDMLENLRK, encoded by the coding sequence ATGCCTAGCAGAAAAGATAAAATTTTAGTGATAGGAGCCTGCGGACAAATTGGTGTTGAACTAACGCTGGCTTTAAGAAAGCAATACGGAAACAACAATGTTGTTGCTTCTGACTTAAGAGAAGAAAACCCTTTATTAAAGGGAACCGGCCCATACGTAAGCATGGACGTGATGAACAAGGAAATGTTGCACGTTCAGGTTATCCGTCAAAACATTACACAGATTTACCTGCTGGCAGCTATTTTGTCGGCAACAGGAGAAAAGAACCCGAATCTGGCCTGGCATTTGAATATGCAAGGACTGTTGAATGTGCTGGATATTGCGCGCGAAGAGAAACTGCATAAAGTTTACTGGCCCAGCAGCATTGCTGTATTTGGTCCAACTTCTCCCAAGCAGTTGTGTCCTCAGCAAACTATTATTGAACCCACTACAGTATATGGTATCAGCAAGTATGCGGGTGAGTTTTGGTGTAATTATTATCACCAACGATATGGTGTGGATGTAAGAAGTATCCGTTATCCGGGACTTATTAGTTATAAGTCTGCACCAGGGGGTGGTACAACTGATTATGCTGTTGAAATTTATCTGGAAGCCATTGAGAAGCAAAAGTATACCTGCTTCTTATCTGAAGATACGTATCTGCCGATGATGTATATGCCTGATGCAATCAGAGCCACTATGGAATTAATGGAAGCACCCGCAGATAAAATTTCTGTAAGAACTTCTTATAATGTAGCTGGTATGAGCTTCTCTCCAAAAGAAATTGCCGGGAGCATTAAAGAACAGATCCCTACGTTTGAAATGAGTTACAAACCAGATTCAAGACAAGCCATTGCTGACAGCTGGCCACAAAGCATTGATGACAGTGTTGCAAATAAAGATTGGGGCTGGAAGCCCCAATACGATTTGTCTTTGATGACGAAAGATATGTTGGAAAACCTGCGCAAATAG
- a CDS encoding RrF2 family transcriptional regulator: MLSKKTQYAFKALTFMAEQQHSGPFLIAEIADKKKIPLKFLESILLELKKAGVLNSKKGKGGGYFFNAAPDTISLATIMRLLEGPIALLPCVSLNFYQKCEDCNEAKCGLNKILVQVREQTLQILENKTITDLIIP, encoded by the coding sequence ATGCTATCAAAAAAGACACAATATGCTTTTAAAGCGCTTACCTTTATGGCAGAGCAACAGCATTCAGGTCCTTTTTTAATTGCAGAGATAGCGGACAAAAAGAAAATCCCCCTTAAGTTTTTAGAGTCCATTCTGCTCGAATTAAAAAAAGCAGGCGTTTTGAACAGTAAAAAAGGTAAAGGGGGTGGTTATTTTTTTAATGCAGCTCCTGATACTATTTCACTGGCAACCATCATGCGTTTGCTAGAAGGTCCCATTGCTTTGTTACCCTGCGTAAGTTTGAATTTCTACCAGAAATGCGAGGATTGCAATGAGGCCAAATGCGGTCTGAATAAAATACTCGTTCAGGTAAGAGAGCAGACTTTACAGATATTAGAAAACAAAACCATAACCGACCTGATTATTCCTTAA
- a CDS encoding TIGR03643 family protein, with the protein MNTLTEKDKDRIIEMAWEDRTPFEAIEFQFGLSEKEVIEFMRLNSKASSFRMWRKRMNGRSTKHQQLREKGINRFKCSMQRAISLNKIAKRG; encoded by the coding sequence ATGAATACGTTAACAGAGAAAGACAAGGACCGTATTATTGAAATGGCTTGGGAAGACCGAACGCCTTTTGAAGCCATAGAATTTCAGTTTGGATTGTCTGAAAAAGAAGTGATTGAATTTATGCGCTTAAACAGCAAAGCATCCAGCTTTAGAATGTGGCGTAAACGCATGAACGGACGCAGCACCAAACACCAGCAACTGCGCGAGAAAGGAATCAACCGCTTTAAATGCAGTATGCAGCGTGCAATATCGCTGAATAAAATAGCTAAGCGCGGATAA
- a CDS encoding DUF5683 domain-containing protein has protein sequence MFKKLLIVFVLILVGSKGVFAQTATDSAKAAVVPTLSPKEQSKLQKKIRDSIWLLTHIPQKATRRSAMIPGWGQAYNREYWKIPLVYGILGIPAATYVYNNSFYKKTKFAYEALFKAQSGDSSDIAAIDPELRGLSIGSMQNYRNAFRRDRDYSILWFILAWGLQVVDATVFGHLRHFDVSNSLSMQIQPQLNPATRTPGLSFQFTVKEKSKKPLAIAR, from the coding sequence ATGTTCAAAAAATTATTGATTGTTTTTGTTTTGATTCTTGTGGGATCAAAAGGCGTATTTGCACAAACGGCTACCGATAGTGCGAAGGCCGCTGTAGTGCCGACACTCAGCCCGAAAGAACAATCCAAATTGCAGAAGAAAATAAGGGACTCCATCTGGTTACTCACGCATATTCCGCAAAAAGCAACACGTCGTTCTGCCATGATACCAGGATGGGGACAGGCATACAACCGCGAATACTGGAAGATCCCATTGGTGTATGGCATTCTGGGAATTCCAGCTGCTACTTATGTGTACAACAATTCTTTTTACAAAAAAACCAAGTTCGCATACGAAGCATTGTTTAAAGCTCAATCCGGCGACAGTTCTGATATTGCAGCGATTGATCCGGAACTAAGGGGTTTGAGTATTGGTTCTATGCAGAACTATCGGAACGCTTTTCGCAGAGATCGTGATTATTCGATTCTCTGGTTCATATTAGCCTGGGGATTACAAGTAGTAGATGCCACTGTATTTGGACACTTAAGACATTTTGATGTAAGCAATAGTTTGAGTATGCAGATTCAGCCTCAGTTGAATCCGGCAACACGAACACCCGGCTTATCCTTTCAATTTACTGTTAAAGAAAAAAGCAAGAAGCCACTGGCCATTGCCCGATAA
- a CDS encoding ParA family protein, with product MARIIGVANQKGGVGKTTTAINVAASLAVLEYKTLLVDADPQANSTTGVGFDLHNITNSLYDCMVNSVTANEVILKSDIPNLDLIPSHIDLVGAELEMINYPNRENVMKNILDAVRDRYDFIIIDCSPSLGLITVNSLVASDSVIVPVQCEFFALEGLGKLLNTIKIVQNRLNPALQIEGILMTMYDGRLRLCNQVVSEVRRHFDDMVFATIIHRNTRLSEAPSVGKPVILYDAESKGAVNYLNLTKEILQNNGMTKISNQERIIE from the coding sequence ATGGCAAGAATTATTGGCGTGGCCAATCAAAAAGGCGGAGTAGGTAAAACAACCACTGCAATCAACGTAGCAGCCAGTCTGGCTGTTTTAGAATACAAGACCCTGCTGGTGGATGCGGATCCCCAGGCAAATAGTACAACTGGGGTGGGCTTTGACCTGCACAATATCACCAACAGTTTATACGACTGCATGGTCAATAGTGTAACTGCCAATGAAGTGATTTTAAAAAGTGATATTCCAAATTTAGACCTGATTCCCTCTCATATTGATCTGGTAGGTGCAGAACTGGAAATGATTAATTATCCGAATCGCGAAAATGTAATGAAGAATATTTTGGATGCAGTACGCGACCGCTATGATTTTATTATCATCGACTGCTCTCCTTCTCTGGGTCTGATTACGGTGAATTCACTGGTGGCTTCTGACAGTGTAATTGTGCCTGTTCAATGCGAATTCTTTGCCTTGGAGGGATTGGGTAAATTATTGAACACGATTAAAATTGTTCAGAACCGTTTGAATCCTGCCTTACAAATTGAAGGGATATTAATGACCATGTACGATGGACGTTTGCGTTTGTGCAACCAGGTGGTTAGCGAAGTACGACGTCATTTTGATGATATGGTTTTTGCTACCATCATCCATAGAAATACCAGATTGAGCGAGGCCCCCAGCGTTGGTAAGCCCGTGATTTTATACGATGCAGAAAGTAAGGGTGCCGTGAATTACCTGAACCTGACCAAGGAAATTCTACAGAACAACGGCATGACTAAAATTTCTAACCAGGAAAGAATTATTGAATAA
- a CDS encoding DUF3575 domain-containing protein codes for MKKLLVLAMFLPFLQADAQKLIGGKNIIKWNVGSMAARNLHFTYERSLTKRVSFSISYRTMSKGALPFKDQFKEAINSNDINLDNFQIGNTAITPELRIYLGMGRMKGFYLAPYVRFATFDLGAPIKYTASTTPLVEKEALFSGKIKSTSAGLMIGYQFQIATKLVFDFQIIGGHYGTSKGDLNFASSLNSFEQTELKKNLDEIDAKPFKFTNTVNSNGARIISDGPWAGIRAVNIGLGIRF; via the coding sequence ATGAAAAAGTTACTTGTACTGGCCATGTTCTTGCCATTTTTGCAAGCAGATGCACAAAAATTAATTGGTGGTAAAAATATCATCAAATGGAACGTAGGATCAATGGCAGCCAGAAACCTACATTTTACTTATGAAAGAAGTTTAACCAAGCGTGTTTCTTTCTCTATCAGTTATAGAACCATGAGCAAGGGCGCTCTTCCATTTAAAGATCAGTTTAAAGAAGCCATTAACAGCAACGATATTAACCTAGATAATTTCCAAATTGGCAATACAGCTATTACACCTGAATTACGCATTTATTTGGGTATGGGCAGAATGAAAGGATTCTATCTTGCCCCTTATGTTCGCTTTGCAACATTCGATTTAGGTGCGCCTATTAAATACACAGCATCTACTACTCCATTGGTAGAGAAAGAAGCTTTGTTTAGTGGAAAAATAAAAAGTACCAGCGCTGGTTTAATGATTGGTTATCAGTTTCAGATTGCAACCAAGTTGGTTTTCGATTTTCAAATTATTGGAGGTCACTACGGAACCAGCAAAGGAGATTTGAATTTTGCATCTTCACTGAATTCATTTGAGCAAACTGAATTAAAGAAGAACCTTGATGAAATTGATGCCAAGCCTTTCAAGTTTACCAATACCGTAAACAGCAATGGTGCACGAATTATATCTGACGGACCTTGGGCTGGTATCAGAGCCGTGAACATTGGTTTGGGAATTCGTTTCTAA